From the genome of Bacteroides sp. MSB163, one region includes:
- a CDS encoding RluA family pseudouridine synthase, whose product MIEDLPDDIVTEDDLDDIEPVGDEAQLYEHFRVVVDRGQEMMRVDKYLFDRLTNASRNRIQKSAEAGFVMANNKPVKSSYKVKPMDVITIMMDRPRYENEVIPEDIPLNIVYEDKYLMVVNKPAGLVVHPGHGNYQGTLVNAIAWHMKDNPDYDANDPHVGLVHRIDKDTSGLLVIAKTPDAKTNLGMQFFNKTTKRRYRALVWGTVEQDEGTITGNIGRNPRDRMQMTVLPDDQGKHAVTHYRVLERLGYVTLVECILETGRTHQIRVHMKHIGHVLFNDERYGGHEILKGTHFSKYKQFVNNCFDTCPRQALHAMTLGFIHPATGEEMYFTSEMPEDMTLLIDKWRGYISNRDLE is encoded by the coding sequence ATGATAGAAGATTTGCCGGACGACATAGTGACTGAGGATGATCTGGACGACATAGAACCTGTCGGTGATGAAGCCCAACTCTATGAACACTTCCGTGTGGTAGTGGATAGAGGACAGGAAATGATGCGCGTAGACAAATACCTGTTCGACCGCCTGACAAACGCTTCGCGCAACCGCATACAGAAATCAGCGGAAGCCGGTTTCGTAATGGCTAACAACAAACCAGTCAAGAGCAGCTACAAGGTGAAACCGATGGATGTCATCACCATCATGATGGACCGTCCGCGTTATGAAAACGAAGTCATTCCCGAAGACATTCCACTTAATATAGTCTACGAGGATAAATACCTCATGGTAGTGAACAAACCTGCCGGACTGGTGGTACACCCCGGACACGGAAATTACCAGGGGACTTTAGTGAACGCCATCGCCTGGCACATGAAAGATAATCCCGACTACGATGCCAACGACCCGCACGTCGGTCTGGTTCATCGCATTGATAAAGACACTTCCGGGCTGCTCGTCATAGCCAAAACACCGGATGCCAAAACCAACCTCGGTATGCAGTTCTTCAACAAAACCACCAAACGACGCTACCGCGCCCTGGTGTGGGGAACCGTTGAACAGGACGAGGGAACCATCACCGGAAACATTGGCCGGAATCCCAGAGACCGCATGCAGATGACTGTTCTGCCCGATGATCAGGGAAAGCATGCCGTGACCCATTACCGGGTTCTGGAGCGTCTGGGCTATGTCACTCTTGTAGAATGCATTCTTGAAACGGGACGTACCCATCAGATACGTGTTCACATGAAACATATCGGCCATGTACTCTTCAATGATGAGCGCTATGGCGGTCACGAGATTCTGAAAGGTACCCATTTCAGTAAATACAAACAATTTGTAAATAACTGCTTCGATACTTGTCCACGGCAGGCATTACACGCCATGACACTGGGTTTTATACATCCCGCCACCGGCGAAGAGATGTACTTCACCTCCGAAATGCCCGAAGACATGACCTTGCTGATAGACAAATGGAGAGGCTACATCAGTAACAGAGATTTAGAATGA
- a CDS encoding D-alanine--D-alanine ligase encodes MRRTIAIVCGGDTSEFQVSLRSAQGIYSFIDKEKYTLYIVEMHGLDWHVQLPDGGKAPIDRNDFSFQMNGRKVTFDFAYITIHGTPGEDGRLQGYFDLLHIPYSCCGVLAAALTYDKFACNQYLKVFGVRIAESLVLRQGQSISDEDVIEKIGLPCFIKPSLGGSSFGVTKVKTKEQIQPAIVKAFDEAQEVLIEAYMEGTEVTCGCYKTKEKSVVFPITEVVTENEFFDYDAKYNGQVSEITPARISDDLTHRIQTLTSAIYDILGASGIIRVDYIITAGDKVNLLEVNTTPGMTATSFIPQQVRAAGLDIKDVMTDIIENQF; translated from the coding sequence ATGAGACGCACGATTGCTATTGTTTGCGGAGGCGATACCTCCGAATTTCAGGTTTCCCTGCGCAGCGCACAGGGCATCTACTCCTTTATCGATAAGGAAAAGTACACATTATATATTGTGGAGATGCACGGACTCGACTGGCACGTACAACTGCCCGACGGCGGCAAAGCACCCATTGACCGGAATGACTTCAGTTTTCAGATGAATGGCAGGAAGGTAACATTCGACTTTGCCTACATCACCATTCACGGCACTCCGGGCGAGGACGGACGCTTGCAAGGCTATTTCGACCTCCTTCACATCCCCTACTCATGTTGTGGTGTACTGGCAGCTGCACTTACGTATGACAAGTTTGCCTGCAACCAATATCTCAAAGTTTTTGGAGTACGCATAGCAGAGTCCTTAGTGCTTCGCCAGGGACAATCCATTTCCGATGAAGATGTGATTGAAAAGATAGGTTTGCCCTGTTTCATCAAACCCAGTCTGGGAGGTTCCAGCTTTGGCGTAACGAAAGTTAAGACGAAAGAACAAATACAGCCTGCCATTGTTAAGGCATTCGATGAAGCGCAAGAAGTTCTGATAGAAGCTTACATGGAAGGCACCGAAGTGACCTGCGGTTGTTATAAGACCAAAGAGAAGTCAGTCGTATTCCCTATCACCGAAGTAGTGACCGAAAATGAGTTCTTCGACTACGACGCCAAGTACAACGGACAGGTTTCCGAAATCACCCCAGCCCGTATCTCCGATGACCTGACGCACCGGATACAGACACTGACTTCCGCCATTTACGATATCCTGGGCGCTTCAGGTATCATTCGTGTGGATTACATCATCACTGCCGGAGATAAAGTCAATCTGCTGGAAGTGAACACCACGCCCGGAATGACGGCTACCAGCTTCATACCCCAGCAGGTACGTGCCGCAGGATTAGACATTAAGGATGTAATGACTGATATAATTGAGAACCAGTTTTAG
- a CDS encoding acyltransferase: MNMEFDEIRPYHDEELPQIYEELIADPAFRQVASAVFPEVPFEVLAQKMRTCRTKLEFQKVFCYTILKRLARDTTQGVTLDLTALTDKASAYTYISNHRDIILDSGFLSVELIDKDMDTVEIAIGDNLLIYPWIKKFVRVNKSFIVQRALTMRQMLESSGRMSRYMHHTIKDKNQSIWIAQREGRAKDSNDRTQESVLKMLAMGGEGDIIDRLIEMNILPLAISYEYDPCDYLKAQEFQLKRDIPDYKKTQEDDLKNMQTGLFGPKGRVHFQVASCINEELEKLDRSLSKHELFSLISALIDRRIHANYRMYPGNYIAHDYLSGTQAFAGHYTAEEKKHFTDYIDQQLARIELPNKDIPFLREKMLLMYANPLTNYLATRTDNPK; this comes from the coding sequence ATGAATATGGAATTTGATGAAATCCGCCCTTATCATGACGAGGAGCTTCCTCAGATTTACGAGGAACTGATTGCTGATCCAGCTTTTCGGCAGGTGGCGTCTGCTGTTTTCCCGGAAGTTCCCTTTGAGGTACTTGCACAGAAAATGCGTACATGCAGGACGAAGTTGGAGTTTCAGAAAGTATTCTGTTACACAATTCTGAAAAGATTAGCCAGAGATACAACTCAGGGAGTGACTCTGGACCTTACGGCACTGACGGATAAGGCATCCGCTTATACTTATATCTCCAACCACCGCGATATCATTCTCGACTCCGGATTCCTGTCCGTAGAGTTGATAGACAAAGATATGGATACAGTGGAAATCGCCATCGGCGATAACTTGCTGATCTATCCCTGGATTAAGAAGTTCGTGCGTGTCAACAAATCATTCATAGTACAACGTGCCCTGACCATGCGCCAAATGCTGGAATCTTCCGGACGCATGTCGCGCTATATGCACCACACCATTAAGGATAAGAACCAGTCCATCTGGATAGCCCAACGTGAAGGGCGTGCCAAAGACTCCAACGACCGTACTCAGGAAAGCGTTCTCAAGATGCTGGCTATGGGCGGCGAGGGTGACATCATCGACCGCCTGATTGAAATGAACATCCTTCCATTGGCCATTTCGTACGAATACGATCCTTGTGATTACCTGAAAGCACAGGAGTTCCAACTGAAACGCGATATACCGGACTACAAGAAGACGCAGGAAGACGACCTGAAGAATATGCAGACCGGCTTGTTCGGACCTAAAGGACGCGTACACTTCCAAGTAGCATCGTGCATCAATGAAGAGCTGGAAAAACTGGACCGTTCTCTCTCCAAACACGAACTGTTTTCACTGATCTCCGCCCTCATAGACCGGAGAATCCATGCAAACTATCGTATGTATCCCGGCAATTACATAGCTCACGATTATTTGTCGGGTACTCAGGCCTTTGCCGGTCATTATACCGCCGAAGAGAAAAAACACTTCACTGACTACATCGACCAGCAACTTGCACGCATTGAACTGCCCAATAAAGACATCCCGTTCCTGCGCGAAAAGATGTTGTTGATGTATGCCAATCCACTGACGAATTATTTGGCTACAAGAACTGATAATCCGAAATAG
- a CDS encoding rhodanese-like domain-containing protein — MNLNIIPGKMKINSLIAGICLFFSSLFSCQQKGDFKSVSVEDFSTLIANPEIQRLDVRTVAEYSESHIPKSININVLDKTFAEIADSTLQKDKPVALYCRSGKRSKKAAAILSEKGYVVYDLDKGFEEWKKAAKEIEE, encoded by the coding sequence ATGAATTTGAATATAATCCCCGGTAAGATGAAAATAAATTCTTTGATTGCAGGCATCTGCCTATTCTTCTCCTCTCTTTTCTCCTGTCAGCAGAAAGGAGATTTCAAGTCTGTATCCGTGGAAGATTTCTCCACGCTGATAGCCAATCCTGAGATACAACGTCTGGATGTACGCACCGTAGCCGAATACTCAGAGTCACACATTCCCAAAAGCATCAACATCAATGTGCTTGATAAGACTTTTGCGGAAATAGCCGACTCCACTCTACAGAAAGATAAACCCGTTGCTTTGTATTGCCGTAGTGGTAAACGCAGTAAAAAGGCTGCCGCTATACTCAGCGAAAAGGGATACGTGGTTTACGACCTCGACAAAGGTTTCGAAGAATGGAAAAAAGCCGCAAAGGAAATAGAGGAATAA